A single window of Zea mays cultivar B73 chromosome 10, Zm-B73-REFERENCE-NAM-5.0, whole genome shotgun sequence DNA harbors:
- the LOC109943176 gene encoding inhibitor of apoptosis-like protein: MAVQAQHLFAPAFLPHDVGHALRALEGAAAVGGSALLDELGLGGCAPAPAALGDAAFGDAQPRSELTCNAAGDNSVFLPRKRARVVPGFLDVGHQPGFLLDEVQNRCGAASTSGRAAAASGVLSQLYHQGVEVDALVRVETDRMRAALQEARRRHARAVVAVVRGAAEARLRAAEAELERARRRGAELEERLRQLAAEGQAWLGVARSHEAVAAGLRATLDKVLQQPAVAGGGGGGGEAEDAQSCCFVASPSGPVSTGSSPSCKACGGGDACVLVLPCRHLCLCRACEAGAEVCPVCGAVKNASLQVLL; encoded by the exons ATGGCCGTCCAGGCGCAGCACCTGTTCGCACCAGCTTTCCTGCCCCACGACGTCGGCCACGCCTTAAGGGCGCTGGAGGGTGCCGCGGCCGTCGGCGGCTCCGCGCTCCTGGACGAGCTCGGCCTCGGCGGGTGCGCGCCAGCGCCGGCGGCCCTCGGGGACGCCGCGTTCGGCGACGCCCAGCCGCGCAGCGAGCTCACCTGCAATGCCGCCGGTGACAACAGCGTGTTCCTCCCGAGGAAGCGGGCACGCGTTGTGCCGGGGTTCCTGGACGTCGGCCACCAGCCGGGGTTCCTGCTGGACGAGGTGCAGAACAGGTGCGGCGCGGCGTCCACCAGCGGCCGGGCGGCGGCGGCCAGTGGCGTCCTGTCGCAGCTGTACCACCAGGGCGTGGAGGTCGACGCGCTGGTGCGGGTCGAG ACGGACAGGATGCGCGCGGCGCTGCAGGAGGCTCGGCGGCGGCACGCGCGCGCGGTGGTAGCGGTCGTGCGGGGCGCGGCGGAAGCTCGGCTCCGCGCCGCGGAGGCAGAGCTGGAGCGCGCCCGCCGCCGCGGCGCGGAGCTGGAGGAGCGGCTCCGGCAGCTGGCCGCCGAGGGCCAGGCGTGGCTGGGCGTGGCAAGGAGCCACGAGGCCGTCGCCGCTGGCCTCCGCGCCACGCTCGACAAGGTGCTCCAGCAGCCCGCCGTCGccggcggcggtggcggtggcggcgaggCGGAGGACGCGCAGTCCTGCTGCTTCGTGGCATCCCCGTCGGGGCCGGTGTCGACTGGTTCGTCGCCGTCGTGCAAGGCCTGCGGCGGCGGCGACGCGTGCGTTCTGGTCCTGCCGTGCCGGCACCTGTGCCTGTGCCGCGCGTGCGAGGCCGGTGCCGAGGTGTGCCCCGTCTGCGGCGCCGTGAAGAACGCCTCGCTCCAGGTCCTGCTGTGA
- the LOC100274745 gene encoding probable protein phosphatase 2C 39 isoform X1 has protein sequence MVDVELFVKETSDHSISSEEEDILVRSCSNLNVSFGYHCDSHQSFSPENDHGNGISPKNTFGTNTMMGSRNGSFTCLSGAAISANFTLANTNICNGLIGEEILPELDSPNSFRKIVSSPSMSRLDSFSTSQGSPVSTESSIFEISKNLWRSSAPTTVSSNFLTNTEVKMAGGAAGEDRVQAVCSEKNGWLICGIYDGFNGRDAADFLAVTLYDNIVYYLYLLENRIKQQNGLYNSSESSLDGLKSELTLAMRNSENEDIKFSETFRSGVLNCLSTAVEQAENDFLCMVEQEMDDRPDLVSVGSCVLVLLLHGTDLCILNMGDSRAVLASMPYVENGALKAAQLTETHSLENPSEYQRLLAAHPNDSSVVRGNKIKGKLKVTRAFGVGYLKQRKFNDALMGILRVRDLSSPPYVYTNPHTLSHKVTDDDLFVVLGSDGLFDFFSNDEVVLLVYQFMHDNPMGDPAKYLIEQLILKAAKEAALTAEELMRIPVGSRRKYHDDVTVVVITLGNAQRTMTASTSM, from the exons ATGGTGGACGTAGAACTGTTTGTTAAGGAGACTAGTGATCACAGCATCAGCTCTGAGGAAGAAGATATCCTTGTCAGGAGCTGTAGCAATCTCAATGTGAGCTTTGGATACCATTGTGATTCTCATCAGAGTTTTTCTCCTGAAAATGATCATGGCAATGGCATTTCTCCTAAGAACACGTTTGGGACTAATACCATGATGGGGTCACGAAATGGCTCATTCACTTGTTTATCTGGTGCTGCTATTAGTGCAAATTTCACACTGGCAAATACAAACATTTGCAATGGTCTTATTGGCGAAGAAATTTTACCAGAACTAGATTCTCCAAACTCCTTTAGAAAAATTGTTTCTTCTCCATCAATGTCAAGATTGGACTCGTTCTCCACCTCACAAGGAAGTCCTGTGTCAACTGAGAGCTCTATATTTGAGATCAGTAAAAACCTTTGGAGGTCCAGTGCACCAACAACTGTATCATCCAATTTTCTGACTAATACAGAGGTGAAAATGGCTGGGGGAGCTGCTGGAGAGGATAGAGTCCAAGCTGTGTGCTCAGAGAAAAATGGATGGCTGATTTGTGGGATATATGATGGGTTTAATGGGAGGGATGCAGCTGATTTTCTTGCAGTAACTCTATATGATAACATAGTATATTACTTGTACCTGCTGGAGAATCGGATAAAGCAACAAAATGGTCTGTACAATTCATCAGAAAGCTCTCTCGATGGTCTTAAAAGTGAGTTAACACTAGCCATGAGAAACTCAGAGAATGAAGACATAAAATTTTCTGAAACATTTCGATCTGGCGTGCTGAATTGCCTTTCTACTGCTGTTGAGCAAGCCGAGAATGACTTTTTATGCATGGTTGAACAAGAGATGGATGATAGACCAGATTTAGTTTCAGTAGGGTCTTGTGTTCTGGTTCTTCTTCTTCATGGAACAGATCTGTGCATCTTAAATATGGGGGACAGTAGAGCTGTGCTTGCTTCCATGCCATATGTAGAAAATGGTGCTTTGAAGGCTGCTCAACTGACAGAGACCCACTCACTTGAAAATCCTTCGGAATACCAAAGACTTTTAGCTGCTCATCCCAATGATTCTTCAGTTGTCAGGGGTAACAAAATAAAAGGAAAGCTGAAGGTTACTCGTGCTTTTGGAGTTGGCTATCTGAAGCAG AGGAAGTTCAATGATGCACTCATGGGCATTCTACGAGTCCGCGATTTGAGCAGCCCTCCATATGTTTACACAAATCCACACACATTGAGTCACAAAGTTACAGATGATGATTTGTTCGTTGTGCTTGGTAGTGATGGCCTATTTGATTTCTTCAGTAATGATGAAGTTGTTCTGTTGGTTTATCAATTTATGCACGATAATCCAATGGGGGATCCTGCAAAATATCTTATCGAGCAACTTATACTCAAAGCAGCCAAGGAAGCAG CTTTAACAGCCGAAGAATTGATGAGGATACCTGTTGGGAGTAGGAGAAAGTACCACGATGATGTGACTGTCGTTGTTATCACCCTTGGAAATGCACAGAGAACGATGACTGCGTCAACATCCATGTGA
- the LOC109942898 gene encoding protein CONTINUOUS VASCULAR RING 1, translating to MGDAKPLVLIPMPSRDRDLLVPTAAVATHASPSARSVADSDDDESKPSSASAAAQTGSEAFHKVVHSWASKKFMTGCCITVKRWHFKL from the exons ATGGGTGACGCGAAGCCGTTGGTGCTAATCCCGATGCCCAGCCGCGACCGCGACCTGCTCGTGCCGACCGCCGCCGTCGCCACGCATGCGTCCCCGTCCGCCCGCAGCGTCGCTGATTCCGACGACGACGAGAGCAAGCCCTCCTCTGCCTCCGCTGCCGCGCAGACCGGCAGCGAG GCGTTCCATAAGGTTGTGCATAGCTGGGCGTCCAAGAAGTTCATGACCGGATG CTGTATTACTGTGAAAAGATGGCATTTTAAGCTTTAA